A window of the Streptomyces sp. NBC_01351 genome harbors these coding sequences:
- a CDS encoding PucR family transcriptional regulator gives MKGDYQDLVDEISALLGAPATLENRDFRLIAFGAHDSEDDSAMDPVRTRSILTRQSTAAVRSWFEGFGIARATGPVRIPAAPDAGVFRGRLCLPVRYRGIVQGYVWLLDPEPGTPGTPDTGPGPAALDAAMEVAERIGVLLAEEAKAGADLSREFLAVLTAGRGWQQDMAVAALRLALGAGGEGLHAAVCVAPWSGEAPASVPGAAAVCVVPRGAGGGNGGSADPAGPGRGDLAVLLRLRSPDALDPALAAVARLLPRTVEPAGPGAAAGSAAGAAAGSARRMAAGVAEPVRGLAALPGAWEQAVAAARAASAQPRLGPVARWSAIGPYRLLAALAADPVDDPAARALLSPAHGELARTAEVFLDCAGQAGRAAAALGIHRQTLYYRLSRVEQLTGLDLDEGEDRLLLHMALKASRLHG, from the coding sequence GTGAAAGGCGATTACCAGGACCTGGTGGACGAGATCTCGGCGCTGCTCGGCGCCCCGGCGACGCTGGAGAACCGGGACTTCCGCCTCATCGCCTTCGGCGCGCACGACAGCGAGGACGACTCGGCGATGGACCCGGTCCGCACCCGGTCGATCCTGACGCGGCAGTCGACGGCGGCCGTCCGGTCCTGGTTCGAGGGCTTCGGCATCGCCCGCGCCACCGGCCCCGTCCGGATCCCGGCGGCGCCCGACGCGGGGGTCTTCCGCGGGCGCCTCTGCCTTCCGGTGCGGTACCGGGGCATCGTGCAGGGCTACGTGTGGCTCCTCGACCCGGAGCCCGGGACGCCCGGCACGCCCGACACAGGGCCCGGGCCCGCCGCGCTGGACGCGGCCATGGAGGTGGCCGAGCGGATCGGGGTGCTGCTCGCCGAGGAGGCGAAGGCGGGGGCCGACCTCTCGCGGGAGTTCCTGGCGGTGCTCACGGCCGGGCGGGGCTGGCAGCAGGACATGGCGGTGGCCGCGCTGCGGCTCGCCCTGGGCGCGGGCGGGGAGGGGCTGCACGCGGCGGTGTGCGTGGCGCCCTGGTCCGGGGAGGCGCCGGCCTCGGTGCCGGGCGCGGCGGCGGTGTGCGTGGTCCCGCGCGGGGCGGGCGGCGGGAACGGCGGTTCCGCGGATCCCGCCGGCCCCGGGCGCGGCGACCTCGCGGTGCTGCTGCGGCTGCGCTCGCCCGACGCCCTGGACCCGGCCCTGGCGGCGGTGGCCCGGCTGCTCCCGCGCACGGTCGAACCGGCCGGGCCGGGGGCTGCGGCAGGGTCTGCGGCGGGGGCAGCGGCGGGGTCTGCCCGCCGGATGGCCGCGGGCGTCGCGGAACCGGTGCGGGGTCTCGCGGCGCTGCCCGGCGCCTGGGAGCAGGCCGTCGCGGCGGCCCGGGCGGCCTCCGCGCAGCCCCGGCTCGGCCCGGTCGCGCGCTGGTCGGCCATCGGCCCGTACCGACTGCTCGCCGCCCTCGCCGCCGACCCGGTGGACGATCCGGCGGCCCGCGCCCTGTTGAGCCCGGCCCACGGCGAACTGGCCCGCACCGCCGAGGTGTTCCTCGACTGCGCCGGTCAGGCGGGGCGCGCGGCGGCCGCCCTGGGGATCCACCGGCAGACCCTGTACTACCGGCTCTCGCGGGTGGAGCAGCTGACCGGCCTCGACCTGGACGAGGGCGAGGACCGCCTGCT